A DNA window from Palaemon carinicauda isolate YSFRI2023 chromosome 39, ASM3689809v2, whole genome shotgun sequence contains the following coding sequences:
- the LOC137630840 gene encoding uncharacterized protein isoform X2, with translation MWINLTRKQSNRSFRMPTAAHASIPPPGPPSRPERRKSSDRKKNEKEKLNDQSVHKETTKPHPAPHQTPGEIPESYGSSPSMRAKNAWGSPSHQSNEASAKKSEKGPWNRDGLTRKPFRVSDHVTDFNTERNMLPMWLEEARGDGQIRHALKSNRSEGAVSDVSFDSRWDSLNGGNKKQPPVFTVRPPGWEDVDLHGRPKRKKSIKKSPSFCPSFTINEVPKYSLHQNLSTGIRPLSPPQTSGTVVSSIKTIGSLHNTHDAFNMTEMSANVDGVISDSLLLNNEKFSMSNLAPNSASNSPTRTLSQSSASAIKDRHLWASTDSFICEDFSFCKGIPPDNLQEVKNLQHSPPRSFSEVLLNPQEMNEQHLTSHDETYEDIDIQLNGESFAQGYSETDSAGYSVMQSSDTKGNASSHYDAGSRDEGYSGLTTTTDGIESQSEQTYQEISFPSFKPNGNAFRGDWIRFDCESSDNVAGSSKSFSCDSAESTLSRSDDIDFVPQSNFDMYDGNPSDPVNSPTSPVLYRHFSGSTLNLVEPRLQQTPEIYTGQLVRNYSIRGKRASKRVTRTVSQKMKPAEYGKLIEPVAPMFSKAALTMSSGPGLFEQNIPLTNKEIDNEEETQVEETIKGKNLELPVPIKQNSNMIQKKNSSLSPGLPNRSGSLRVPRLPSIFLRRSLSLNTPKVSRGDVPFQRLPERRGSFRKAISGIGAIARNFRRRPGERGQASDQLSHITDKTTVSVTASRLHRSGSIGSSLRQTPKAPRLPRRTISHRQNSSNEPN, from the exons ATGTGGATTAATCTAACAAG GAAACAAAGTAACAGAAGTTTCCGAATGCCTACAGCCGCCCACGCTTCCATCCCTCCTCCAGGACCGCCCTCGCGGCCAG AGAGAAGAAAATCAAGTgacagaaagaaaaatgaaaaagaaaagctgAACGACCAATCTGTACACAAAGAAACTACAAAGCCTCATCCAGCACCTCACCAGACACCAGGAGAAATACCTGAAAGTTATGGATCGTCGCCTTCCATGCGTGCAAAGAATGCCTGGGGATCTCCAAGCCATCAATCAAATGAAGCATCCGCAAAGAAATCAGAAAAGGGACCTTGGAATCGAGATGGCCTGACTCGAAAACCTTTTAGAGTTTCTGATCATGTTACAGACTTCAATACTGAAAGAAACATGCTGCCAATGTGGTTAGAAGAAGCACGTGGAGATGGACAAATTAGACATGCTTTAAAAAGCAACAGAAGTGAAGGGGCAGTCAGTGATGTTTCATTTGATTCAAGATGGGATTCTTTGAATGGTGGGAACAAAAAGCAGCCACCAGTATTCACAGTCCGTCCACCTGGATGGGAAGATGTTGACCTGCATGGGAGaccgaaaagaaaaaaatcaattaagaAAAGCCCAAGTTTTTGCCCATCATTTACCATCAATGAGGTCCCAAAATATAGCTTACATCAAAACCTATCTACTGGTATTCGACCACTTTCTCCTCCACAGACGAGTGGCACTGTAGTTTCAAGCATTAAAACCATTGGCTCTTTGCACAACACGCATGATGCTTTTAATATGACTGAGATGTCTGCTAATGTTGATGGTGTTATTTCCGATTCCTTATTGCTAAATAATGAGAAGTTTTCAATGTCAAATCTTGCTCCTAATTCAGCTTCAAATTCCCCAACCAGAACCCTATCACAATCCTCAGCCTCTGCCATCAAAGATAGACACCTTTGGGCATCAACAGACAGCTTCATTTGTGAAGATTTCTCATTTTGCAAAGGTATCCCACCAGATAATCTGCAGGAGGTAAAAAATTTACAGCATTCTCCTCCAAGGTCTTTTTCTGAAGTTTTACTGAATCCTCAAGAAATGAATGAACAGCACCTCACAAGTCATGATGAAACATATGAGGACATAGATATACAGTTGAATGGAGAGTCGTTTGCTCAAGGATACAGTGAGACAGATTCTGCTGGTTACAGTGTTATGCAATCATCAGATACTAAAGGAAATGCATCATCCCATTATGATGCTGGAAGCAGAGATGAAGGATACTCTGGTTTGACAACAACTACTGATGGTATAGAATCTCAGAGTGAGCAAACTTACCAAGAAatatcttttccttcttttaaaccAAATGGCAATGCCTTTCGAGGGGATTGGATTAGATTTGATTGTGAATCTTCCGATAACGTAGCTGGTTCGTCTAAGAGCTTCAGCTGTGATAGTGCTGAAAGCACTCTCTCTAGAAGTGATGACATTGATTTTGTACCCCAATCAAATTTTGATATGTATGATGGGAATCCATCAGACCCAGTTAATTCTCCTACATCTCCTGTATTGTATCGACATTTTAGTGGTAGTACATTAAACCTTGTGGAGCCTCGTTTACAGCAAACACCTGAAATTTATACAGGCCAGCTAGTAAGAAATTATTCAATAAGAGGTAAGAGGGCTAGCAAACGTGTCACCAGAACTGTTAGTCAAAAAATGAAACCAGCTGAATATGGAAAGCTGATTGAACCTGTTGCCCCTATGTTTTCGAAGGCTGCACTCACTATGTCTTCAGGACCAGGATTGTTTGAGCAAAACATTCCACTAACAAACAAAGAAATAGACAATGAAGAAGAAACTCAAGTCGAGGAAACAATCAAAGGGAAAAACTTAGAGTTACCAGTTCCGATCAAACAAAACTCAAACATGATTCAAAAGAAAAATTCCAGTCTCTCTCCTGGTTTACCAAATCGATCTGGATCACTGAGGGTGCCACGTCTGCCAAGCATATTTTTGCGACGATCTCTCTCACTCAATACTCCTAAAGTGAGCCGAGGTGATGTGCCTTTCCAGCGGTTACCAGAAAGAAGAGGATCTTTTCGGAAGGCTATTTCAGGTATAGGAGCCATTGCTAGAAATTTCCGAAGAAGACCAGGGGAAAGAGGTCAGGCTAGCGACCAATTGAGTCATATCACAGATAAGACGACTGTCAGTGTCACTGCCTCTCGTCTGCATCGCAGTGGAAGCATAGGATCGTCTCTCAGACAAACTCCAAAGGCACCTAGGTTGCCTCGCAGAACTATTAGCCACAGACAGAattcatcaaatgaaccaaacTAA
- the LOC137630840 gene encoding uncharacterized protein isoform X3, whose product MPTAAHASIPPPGPPSRPERRKSSDRKKNEKEKLNDQSVHKETTKPHPAPHQTPGEIPESYGSSPSMRAKNAWGSPSHQSNEASAKKSEKGPWNRDGLTRKPFRVSDHVTDFNTERNMLPMWLEEARGDGQIRHALKSNRSEGAVSDVSFDSRWDSLNGGNKKQPPVFTVRPPGWEDVDLHGRPKRKKSIKKSPSFCPSFTINEVPKYSLHQNLSTGIRPLSPPQTSGTVVSSIKTIGSLHNTHDAFNMTEMSANVDGVISDSLLLNNEKFSMSNLAPNSASNSPTRTLSQSSASAIKDRHLWASTDSFICEDFSFCKGIPPDNLQEVKNLQHSPPRSFSEVLLNPQEMNEQHLTSHDETYEDIDIQLNGESFAQGYSETDSAGYSVMQSSDTKGNASSHYDAGSRDEGYSGLTTTTDGIESQSEQTYQEISFPSFKPNGNAFRGDWIRFDCESSDNVAGSSKSFSCDSAESTLSRSDDIDFVPQSNFDMYDGNPSDPVNSPTSPVLYRHFSGSTLNLVEPRLQQTPEIYTGQLVRNYSIRGKRASKRVTRTVSQKMKPAEYGKLIEPVAPMFSKAALTMSSGPGLFEQNIPLTNKEIDNEEETQVEETIKGKNLELPVPIKQNSNMIQKKNSSLSPGLPNRSGSLRVPRLPSIFLRRSLSLNTPKVSRGDVPFQRLPERRGSFRKAISGIGAIARNFRRRPGERGQASDQLSHITDKTTVSVTASRLHRSGSIGSSLRQTPKAPRLPRRTISHRQNSSNEPN is encoded by the exons ATGCCTACAGCCGCCCACGCTTCCATCCCTCCTCCAGGACCGCCCTCGCGGCCAG AGAGAAGAAAATCAAGTgacagaaagaaaaatgaaaaagaaaagctgAACGACCAATCTGTACACAAAGAAACTACAAAGCCTCATCCAGCACCTCACCAGACACCAGGAGAAATACCTGAAAGTTATGGATCGTCGCCTTCCATGCGTGCAAAGAATGCCTGGGGATCTCCAAGCCATCAATCAAATGAAGCATCCGCAAAGAAATCAGAAAAGGGACCTTGGAATCGAGATGGCCTGACTCGAAAACCTTTTAGAGTTTCTGATCATGTTACAGACTTCAATACTGAAAGAAACATGCTGCCAATGTGGTTAGAAGAAGCACGTGGAGATGGACAAATTAGACATGCTTTAAAAAGCAACAGAAGTGAAGGGGCAGTCAGTGATGTTTCATTTGATTCAAGATGGGATTCTTTGAATGGTGGGAACAAAAAGCAGCCACCAGTATTCACAGTCCGTCCACCTGGATGGGAAGATGTTGACCTGCATGGGAGaccgaaaagaaaaaaatcaattaagaAAAGCCCAAGTTTTTGCCCATCATTTACCATCAATGAGGTCCCAAAATATAGCTTACATCAAAACCTATCTACTGGTATTCGACCACTTTCTCCTCCACAGACGAGTGGCACTGTAGTTTCAAGCATTAAAACCATTGGCTCTTTGCACAACACGCATGATGCTTTTAATATGACTGAGATGTCTGCTAATGTTGATGGTGTTATTTCCGATTCCTTATTGCTAAATAATGAGAAGTTTTCAATGTCAAATCTTGCTCCTAATTCAGCTTCAAATTCCCCAACCAGAACCCTATCACAATCCTCAGCCTCTGCCATCAAAGATAGACACCTTTGGGCATCAACAGACAGCTTCATTTGTGAAGATTTCTCATTTTGCAAAGGTATCCCACCAGATAATCTGCAGGAGGTAAAAAATTTACAGCATTCTCCTCCAAGGTCTTTTTCTGAAGTTTTACTGAATCCTCAAGAAATGAATGAACAGCACCTCACAAGTCATGATGAAACATATGAGGACATAGATATACAGTTGAATGGAGAGTCGTTTGCTCAAGGATACAGTGAGACAGATTCTGCTGGTTACAGTGTTATGCAATCATCAGATACTAAAGGAAATGCATCATCCCATTATGATGCTGGAAGCAGAGATGAAGGATACTCTGGTTTGACAACAACTACTGATGGTATAGAATCTCAGAGTGAGCAAACTTACCAAGAAatatcttttccttcttttaaaccAAATGGCAATGCCTTTCGAGGGGATTGGATTAGATTTGATTGTGAATCTTCCGATAACGTAGCTGGTTCGTCTAAGAGCTTCAGCTGTGATAGTGCTGAAAGCACTCTCTCTAGAAGTGATGACATTGATTTTGTACCCCAATCAAATTTTGATATGTATGATGGGAATCCATCAGACCCAGTTAATTCTCCTACATCTCCTGTATTGTATCGACATTTTAGTGGTAGTACATTAAACCTTGTGGAGCCTCGTTTACAGCAAACACCTGAAATTTATACAGGCCAGCTAGTAAGAAATTATTCAATAAGAGGTAAGAGGGCTAGCAAACGTGTCACCAGAACTGTTAGTCAAAAAATGAAACCAGCTGAATATGGAAAGCTGATTGAACCTGTTGCCCCTATGTTTTCGAAGGCTGCACTCACTATGTCTTCAGGACCAGGATTGTTTGAGCAAAACATTCCACTAACAAACAAAGAAATAGACAATGAAGAAGAAACTCAAGTCGAGGAAACAATCAAAGGGAAAAACTTAGAGTTACCAGTTCCGATCAAACAAAACTCAAACATGATTCAAAAGAAAAATTCCAGTCTCTCTCCTGGTTTACCAAATCGATCTGGATCACTGAGGGTGCCACGTCTGCCAAGCATATTTTTGCGACGATCTCTCTCACTCAATACTCCTAAAGTGAGCCGAGGTGATGTGCCTTTCCAGCGGTTACCAGAAAGAAGAGGATCTTTTCGGAAGGCTATTTCAGGTATAGGAGCCATTGCTAGAAATTTCCGAAGAAGACCAGGGGAAAGAGGTCAGGCTAGCGACCAATTGAGTCATATCACAGATAAGACGACTGTCAGTGTCACTGCCTCTCGTCTGCATCGCAGTGGAAGCATAGGATCGTCTCTCAGACAAACTCCAAAGGCACCTAGGTTGCCTCGCAGAACTATTAGCCACAGACAGAattcatcaaatgaaccaaacTAA
- the LOC137630840 gene encoding uncharacterized protein isoform X1: protein MWINLTRKQSNRSFRMPTAAHASIPPPGPPSRPGVLKFRPSYFTATANSSATTKCATTASCFSPANLSHNIATNVPPSAASAKIAGRCRSATADTKATNTGGIVRAGNGELSSESNAPRTQRALEGLPIPPPSRFKRFTSFLWSSKRERRKSSDRKKNEKEKLNDQSVHKETTKPHPAPHQTPGEIPESYGSSPSMRAKNAWGSPSHQSNEASAKKSEKGPWNRDGLTRKPFRVSDHVTDFNTERNMLPMWLEEARGDGQIRHALKSNRSEGAVSDVSFDSRWDSLNGGNKKQPPVFTVRPPGWEDVDLHGRPKRKKSIKKSPSFCPSFTINEVPKYSLHQNLSTGIRPLSPPQTSGTVVSSIKTIGSLHNTHDAFNMTEMSANVDGVISDSLLLNNEKFSMSNLAPNSASNSPTRTLSQSSASAIKDRHLWASTDSFICEDFSFCKGIPPDNLQEVKNLQHSPPRSFSEVLLNPQEMNEQHLTSHDETYEDIDIQLNGESFAQGYSETDSAGYSVMQSSDTKGNASSHYDAGSRDEGYSGLTTTTDGIESQSEQTYQEISFPSFKPNGNAFRGDWIRFDCESSDNVAGSSKSFSCDSAESTLSRSDDIDFVPQSNFDMYDGNPSDPVNSPTSPVLYRHFSGSTLNLVEPRLQQTPEIYTGQLVRNYSIRGKRASKRVTRTVSQKMKPAEYGKLIEPVAPMFSKAALTMSSGPGLFEQNIPLTNKEIDNEEETQVEETIKGKNLELPVPIKQNSNMIQKKNSSLSPGLPNRSGSLRVPRLPSIFLRRSLSLNTPKVSRGDVPFQRLPERRGSFRKAISGIGAIARNFRRRPGERGQASDQLSHITDKTTVSVTASRLHRSGSIGSSLRQTPKAPRLPRRTISHRQNSSNEPN, encoded by the exons ATGTGGATTAATCTAACAAG GAAACAAAGTAACAGAAGTTTCCGAATGCCTACAGCCGCCCACGCTTCCATCCCTCCTCCAGGACCGCCCTCGCGGCCAGGTGTGTTGAAGTTCCGCCCATCTTATTTTACTGCCACTGCCAATTCTTCTGCTACTACCAAATGCGCTACAACAGCCTCCTGTTTCTCCCCTGCCAACCTAAGCCATAACATTGCTACTAATGTCCCCCCTAGCGCTGCTTCCGCTAAAATAGCTGGAAGATGTAGATCTGCTACTGCTGATACGAAAGCCACGAATACCGGTGGCATAGTAAGAGCTGGTAATGGGGAGCTGAGCAGTGAATCCAACGCACCCAGGACTCAAAGGGCACTTGAAGGGTTGCCAATCCCACCCCCCAGCAGATTCAAGCGCTTCACTTCATTCCTATGGAGCTCAAAGAGAG AGAGAAGAAAATCAAGTgacagaaagaaaaatgaaaaagaaaagctgAACGACCAATCTGTACACAAAGAAACTACAAAGCCTCATCCAGCACCTCACCAGACACCAGGAGAAATACCTGAAAGTTATGGATCGTCGCCTTCCATGCGTGCAAAGAATGCCTGGGGATCTCCAAGCCATCAATCAAATGAAGCATCCGCAAAGAAATCAGAAAAGGGACCTTGGAATCGAGATGGCCTGACTCGAAAACCTTTTAGAGTTTCTGATCATGTTACAGACTTCAATACTGAAAGAAACATGCTGCCAATGTGGTTAGAAGAAGCACGTGGAGATGGACAAATTAGACATGCTTTAAAAAGCAACAGAAGTGAAGGGGCAGTCAGTGATGTTTCATTTGATTCAAGATGGGATTCTTTGAATGGTGGGAACAAAAAGCAGCCACCAGTATTCACAGTCCGTCCACCTGGATGGGAAGATGTTGACCTGCATGGGAGaccgaaaagaaaaaaatcaattaagaAAAGCCCAAGTTTTTGCCCATCATTTACCATCAATGAGGTCCCAAAATATAGCTTACATCAAAACCTATCTACTGGTATTCGACCACTTTCTCCTCCACAGACGAGTGGCACTGTAGTTTCAAGCATTAAAACCATTGGCTCTTTGCACAACACGCATGATGCTTTTAATATGACTGAGATGTCTGCTAATGTTGATGGTGTTATTTCCGATTCCTTATTGCTAAATAATGAGAAGTTTTCAATGTCAAATCTTGCTCCTAATTCAGCTTCAAATTCCCCAACCAGAACCCTATCACAATCCTCAGCCTCTGCCATCAAAGATAGACACCTTTGGGCATCAACAGACAGCTTCATTTGTGAAGATTTCTCATTTTGCAAAGGTATCCCACCAGATAATCTGCAGGAGGTAAAAAATTTACAGCATTCTCCTCCAAGGTCTTTTTCTGAAGTTTTACTGAATCCTCAAGAAATGAATGAACAGCACCTCACAAGTCATGATGAAACATATGAGGACATAGATATACAGTTGAATGGAGAGTCGTTTGCTCAAGGATACAGTGAGACAGATTCTGCTGGTTACAGTGTTATGCAATCATCAGATACTAAAGGAAATGCATCATCCCATTATGATGCTGGAAGCAGAGATGAAGGATACTCTGGTTTGACAACAACTACTGATGGTATAGAATCTCAGAGTGAGCAAACTTACCAAGAAatatcttttccttcttttaaaccAAATGGCAATGCCTTTCGAGGGGATTGGATTAGATTTGATTGTGAATCTTCCGATAACGTAGCTGGTTCGTCTAAGAGCTTCAGCTGTGATAGTGCTGAAAGCACTCTCTCTAGAAGTGATGACATTGATTTTGTACCCCAATCAAATTTTGATATGTATGATGGGAATCCATCAGACCCAGTTAATTCTCCTACATCTCCTGTATTGTATCGACATTTTAGTGGTAGTACATTAAACCTTGTGGAGCCTCGTTTACAGCAAACACCTGAAATTTATACAGGCCAGCTAGTAAGAAATTATTCAATAAGAGGTAAGAGGGCTAGCAAACGTGTCACCAGAACTGTTAGTCAAAAAATGAAACCAGCTGAATATGGAAAGCTGATTGAACCTGTTGCCCCTATGTTTTCGAAGGCTGCACTCACTATGTCTTCAGGACCAGGATTGTTTGAGCAAAACATTCCACTAACAAACAAAGAAATAGACAATGAAGAAGAAACTCAAGTCGAGGAAACAATCAAAGGGAAAAACTTAGAGTTACCAGTTCCGATCAAACAAAACTCAAACATGATTCAAAAGAAAAATTCCAGTCTCTCTCCTGGTTTACCAAATCGATCTGGATCACTGAGGGTGCCACGTCTGCCAAGCATATTTTTGCGACGATCTCTCTCACTCAATACTCCTAAAGTGAGCCGAGGTGATGTGCCTTTCCAGCGGTTACCAGAAAGAAGAGGATCTTTTCGGAAGGCTATTTCAGGTATAGGAGCCATTGCTAGAAATTTCCGAAGAAGACCAGGGGAAAGAGGTCAGGCTAGCGACCAATTGAGTCATATCACAGATAAGACGACTGTCAGTGTCACTGCCTCTCGTCTGCATCGCAGTGGAAGCATAGGATCGTCTCTCAGACAAACTCCAAAGGCACCTAGGTTGCCTCGCAGAACTATTAGCCACAGACAGAattcatcaaatgaaccaaacTAA